From the genome of Virgibacillus siamensis, one region includes:
- a CDS encoding M20 family metallo-hydrolase, protein MVNDLCAELLKSYDDGNDGNGIYGERLANRLHEIAKIGLTKDNGSNRPGFSKGEKRAKDLVAGWMREAGLDVHTDGAGNVFGRLEGKHSNVPAILSGSHVDSVPNGGHFDGPLGVLAALEVAEAWRETGYHPNKPFEVVIFSDEEGSRFSGGLNGSEAMMGKGNLEEKKKFHDQNGWSFSEVLEDIDLSVDSYSNAKRNPTDIEMFIEVHIEQGKRLEKKGLPCGIVTGIAGPCWLELTFEGKAGHAGNTPMNDRHDALVAASEFIVEVNKLPATISDSAVATVGKQFVEPNGVNVIPGKVTLYVDIRDIHTETRDRLVNETLKIATSIAKTYEVALDTQEKTRVAPVPVKKTIQKDLERAFEGNNMECFKLPSGAGHDAMIVGTELPIAMLFVQSKDGISHNPAEWSELNDCVKAIQVLKTFIEDLQG, encoded by the coding sequence ATGGTGAACGATTTGTGTGCGGAGCTGCTTAAATCATATGACGATGGTAATGATGGAAACGGTATATATGGCGAAAGGCTGGCCAATCGTCTGCATGAAATAGCAAAAATTGGACTGACCAAGGATAACGGTTCCAACCGTCCAGGGTTTTCAAAAGGAGAAAAGAGGGCAAAGGATCTGGTTGCTGGCTGGATGCGGGAAGCTGGTTTGGACGTACATACAGATGGTGCCGGTAATGTGTTTGGACGTCTGGAAGGAAAGCATTCCAATGTTCCGGCAATTTTGAGTGGTTCCCATGTTGACAGTGTGCCTAATGGCGGTCATTTCGACGGGCCATTAGGTGTGTTGGCAGCGCTGGAGGTTGCCGAGGCATGGAGGGAAACCGGGTATCATCCGAATAAACCTTTTGAAGTGGTGATTTTTTCCGATGAGGAAGGTTCCCGGTTCAGCGGTGGTCTGAATGGCAGTGAAGCGATGATGGGTAAAGGCAATTTGGAAGAAAAGAAAAAGTTTCACGACCAAAATGGTTGGAGTTTTTCCGAAGTATTGGAAGATATTGATTTGAGTGTGGACAGTTATTCAAATGCCAAGCGTAATCCAACTGACATTGAAATGTTCATTGAAGTACATATTGAGCAGGGAAAGCGCCTTGAGAAAAAAGGACTTCCGTGTGGCATTGTAACCGGTATTGCCGGACCCTGCTGGCTCGAACTAACTTTTGAAGGGAAGGCAGGTCATGCAGGGAACACCCCAATGAATGACCGGCATGATGCACTGGTTGCTGCCAGTGAATTTATTGTTGAGGTAAATAAATTACCTGCAACGATTAGTGATTCCGCTGTTGCAACTGTAGGGAAACAATTTGTGGAACCAAACGGGGTTAATGTAATTCCTGGAAAAGTCACGCTGTACGTTGATATCCGGGATATTCATACTGAAACAAGGGATCGGCTAGTCAATGAAACGCTAAAGATTGCAACAAGTATTGCAAAAACATATGAGGTTGCCTTGGATACACAAGAAAAGACACGTGTTGCTCCGGTTCCGGTGAAGAAGACAATACAAAAAGACTTGGAAAGAGCTTTCGAAGGTAATAATATGGAGTGTTTCAAGTTGCCAAGCGGAGCGGGACACGATGCAATGATTGTCGGAACGGAATTGCCAATTGCCATGCTGTTTGTTCAAAGTAAAGATGGCATTAGTCATAATCCGGCGGAGTGGTCGGAATTAAACGATTGTGTGAAGGCGATTCAAGTTTTGAAGACGTTTATTGAGGATTTGCAGGGGTGA
- a CDS encoding metal-dependent hydrolase family protein, with translation MGKTIIKNGLLIDGNGGEPKQQALVAIEGNKIVYAGAEEGYTVSGDESIVDAKGGTILPGIIDSHVHMMMEFAPIAQRLETPFSFMYFQAAQYLKNTLHAGVTSVRDALGTDLGVKKAVEEGLISGPRLQLSINALTITGGHGDGYTVSGSVQDLLPSGYPGMPHGKCDGVEEVRKKTREMLRAGAEVIKVHATGGVLSATDHPEFTQFSPEELQTIVQEGKFRKGVKVMAHAQGAEGIKNAVKAGVHSIEHGIFLDDEAIEMMLENGTFLVPTLLAPVAVLETANEKGMPDTAVEKSKEVIEYHKASIAKAHEAGVKIAMGTDAGVMKHGTNLRELGLMTDIGMTPMESIVASTKTAAECLGWESDIGTLEEGKLADVVVVQGNPLDDIHALADNDTIQVVVKNGKIEKNVLE, from the coding sequence ATGGGGAAAACAATTATTAAAAATGGATTATTAATAGACGGGAACGGTGGAGAGCCTAAGCAACAGGCATTGGTGGCAATCGAAGGAAATAAAATCGTATATGCCGGCGCTGAAGAAGGCTATACCGTATCTGGTGATGAATCGATTGTGGATGCGAAAGGCGGTACAATTCTTCCGGGAATTATTGATTCGCACGTTCATATGATGATGGAATTTGCTCCAATTGCCCAGCGATTAGAGACACCATTCTCGTTCATGTATTTTCAGGCAGCGCAATATTTGAAAAATACACTGCATGCCGGTGTTACTTCTGTACGTGATGCATTGGGGACCGATCTGGGTGTGAAAAAAGCTGTGGAAGAAGGTCTGATTTCCGGACCGCGGCTCCAGTTAAGTATTAATGCTTTGACAATAACGGGAGGGCATGGAGACGGTTATACTGTTTCGGGAAGTGTACAGGACTTGCTTCCTTCGGGTTATCCCGGCATGCCTCATGGAAAATGTGATGGGGTGGAAGAAGTACGGAAAAAAACACGTGAAATGCTTCGTGCAGGGGCAGAGGTGATCAAGGTACACGCAACAGGTGGTGTGTTAAGTGCAACTGATCATCCGGAATTTACACAGTTTTCACCGGAGGAATTGCAAACAATTGTTCAGGAGGGTAAGTTCCGAAAAGGTGTTAAAGTAATGGCGCATGCCCAAGGTGCGGAAGGGATTAAAAATGCGGTAAAAGCAGGAGTGCACTCAATTGAACATGGTATTTTTCTGGATGATGAAGCAATTGAGATGATGCTGGAGAATGGGACATTTCTGGTGCCGACATTGCTTGCCCCGGTAGCGGTGCTTGAAACGGCAAACGAAAAAGGGATGCCGGATACAGCAGTTGAAAAATCAAAAGAGGTAATTGAATATCATAAAGCAAGTATTGCAAAAGCGCATGAGGCCGGAGTCAAAATTGCGATGGGGACCGATGCCGGTGTGATGAAACATGGTACGAATCTTCGCGAACTGGGTCTGATGACAGACATTGGGATGACACCAATGGAATCAATTGTTGCTTCAACAAAAACAGCTGCAGAATGTCTTGGCTGGGAAAGTGACATTGGGACGCTCGAGGAAGGAAAACTTGCCGATGTTGTGGTAGTGCAGGGGAATCCATTAGATGATATTCATGCGTTAGCGGATAATGATACAATCCAGGTTGTCGTGAAAAACGGAAAGATTGAAAAAAACGTGTTGGAATAA
- a CDS encoding TetR/AcrR family transcriptional regulator: MAKNDTRYKILEAASSIVQEDGILDLTLEAAADRAGVSKGGLLYHFPSKDALIGGMVQYLMENYAASMQQEADQDPDEKGRWTRAFIKETFQQSTPSKNMDAGLMAAAAFNPDLLKPVQDAYENWQQKIENDGFEPVNATILRLAVDGLWFSEIFGLAPLEKNRRAKVLERLIQLTKEK; encoded by the coding sequence ATGGCTAAAAATGATACTCGATATAAAATTCTGGAAGCAGCTTCAAGTATTGTACAGGAAGACGGAATATTAGATTTAACCTTGGAAGCAGCGGCTGATCGGGCTGGTGTCAGTAAGGGCGGGCTGCTGTATCACTTTCCTTCCAAGGATGCGCTCATCGGGGGAATGGTTCAATATCTGATGGAGAATTACGCAGCCAGTATGCAGCAGGAAGCGGATCAGGATCCTGACGAAAAAGGGAGATGGACACGTGCTTTTATTAAAGAAACCTTTCAACAGAGCACACCATCAAAAAATATGGATGCCGGATTAATGGCAGCAGCAGCCTTCAATCCCGATTTGTTAAAACCGGTGCAGGATGCATATGAAAATTGGCAGCAAAAAATTGAAAATGATGGATTTGAACCAGTTAATGCCACCATCTTACGTCTTGCAGTGGACGGCCTCTGGTTTTCAGAAATTTTTGGACTGGCCCCCCTTGAAAAAAACAGGCGCGCTAAAGTTCTGGAAAGGCTGATTCAATTGACAAAGGAAAAATAA
- a CDS encoding carbohydrate ABC transporter permease: MNTLSKSRKLVIHILLISGSILMFGPFLWMVLTSLKSLEEAVHVPPVIFPSDFQWSNYKDVFESLPFGRFYWNTFITTVAKTVGQLFLCSLAAYAFARIKFPGRNFFFILYLSVLMVPPQAFLIPQYQIIANLGLLNTLTALVLPGLFSAFGTFLLRQFFMTMPDELEEAAKLDGCNHFQIYWRIMLPLAKPGLIALAIFTIIWSWNDLLWPLIVNSSPEKMPLSAGLASLQGQYSTNYPLLMAGTFLASWPLIIIFVFFQKAFVEGIALSGKKG, translated from the coding sequence ATGAATACTCTGTCCAAATCACGTAAACTTGTTATTCATATTTTGCTTATTTCAGGCTCGATTTTAATGTTCGGACCATTTTTATGGATGGTGTTAACATCCTTAAAATCATTGGAAGAGGCCGTCCATGTACCACCTGTCATTTTTCCATCTGATTTTCAATGGAGCAATTACAAGGATGTATTTGAATCATTGCCATTTGGAAGGTTTTATTGGAATACGTTTATAACAACAGTTGCAAAAACAGTAGGGCAATTATTCCTTTGTTCTTTAGCTGCCTATGCCTTTGCGAGAATAAAGTTTCCAGGAAGGAATTTCTTTTTTATACTTTATCTTTCAGTATTAATGGTTCCTCCTCAGGCCTTTTTAATTCCGCAGTATCAAATTATAGCAAATTTAGGTTTGCTTAATACATTAACAGCTCTAGTACTGCCTGGACTGTTCAGTGCGTTTGGAACATTTTTATTAAGGCAATTCTTTATGACAATGCCTGATGAACTGGAAGAAGCTGCTAAACTGGATGGGTGTAATCACTTCCAGATTTATTGGAGGATTATGCTTCCATTGGCAAAGCCGGGTTTAATTGCCTTGGCGATATTTACTATTATCTGGTCTTGGAATGATTTATTATGGCCGTTAATTGTGAATAGTTCACCGGAGAAAATGCCTTTATCGGCAGGATTGGCTTCATTGCAGGGGCAGTATAGCACTAATTATCCACTCTTAATGGCAGGAACATTTTTGGCATCCTGGCCACTTATTATTATATTTGTATTTTTTCAAAAGGCCTTTGTTGAAGGGATTGCTTTGAGTGGGAAGAAGGGGTAA